The following proteins are co-located in the Helicobacter acinonychis genome:
- a CDS encoding DUF1104 domain-containing protein: MRKSLAFCLMVALGLQILGARDFSSLKNEELLKLAGTLPSSEAIDYRMEVSKRLKALNAEEAKKFRANFSRIARKNLSKMSEEDFKKMREEVRKELEEKTKGLSAEEIKAKGLNVSVCSGDTRKVWCRAVKKKEEHCSPK; encoded by the coding sequence ATGAGAAAGAGTTTGGCTTTTTGCCTAATGGTTGCACTTGGCTTGCAAATTCTAGGGGCTAGAGACTTTTCGTCACTCAAAAACGAGGAGCTTTTGAAGTTGGCAGGCACTCTGCCTTCTAGTGAGGCGATTGATTATCGCATGGAAGTGTCCAAACGCCTTAAAGCTTTAAATGCTGAAGAAGCCAAGAAATTCCGCGCGAATTTCAGCCGGATCGCTAGGAAAAATCTTTCCAAAATGAGTGAAGAGGATTTCAAAAAAATGCGCGAAGAGGTGCGTAAGGAATTGGAAGAAAAAACCAAGGGCTTGAGCGCTGAAGAGATCAAGGCAAAAGGGCTTAATGTGAGCGTTTGCAGTGGCGATACGAGAAAAGTTTGGTGTAGGGCTGTTAAGAAGAAAGAAGAACATTGCTCTCCTAAGTGA
- the rpsU gene encoding 30S ribosomal protein S21, translating into MPGIKVREGDAFDEAYRRFKKQTDRNLVVTECRARRFFESKTEKHKKQKISAKKKILKRLYMLRRYESRL; encoded by the coding sequence ATGCCAGGGATTAAGGTTAGAGAAGGCGATGCGTTTGATGAAGCTTACAGAAGATTCAAAAAGCAAACTGATCGTAATCTAGTGGTGACAGAATGCCGTGCAAGAAGATTCTTTGAGTCTAAAACTGAAAAGCACAAAAAGCAAAAAATCAGCGCTAAAAAGAAGATTTTAAAGCGTCTTTATATGTTAAGGCGTTATGAATCAAGACTATAA
- the fabG gene encoding 3-oxoacyl-ACP reductase FabG yields MRFTGKNVLITGASKGIGAEIARTLASMGLKVWINYRSNAEVADALKNELEEKGHRVAVIKFDAVSENDFVEAIQTIVQSDGGLSYLVNNAGVVCDKLAIKMKTEDFHHVIDNNLTSAFIGCREALKVMSKSRFGSVVNIASIIGERGNMGQTNYSASKGGMIAMSKSFAYEGALRNIRFNSVTPGFIETDMNANLKDELKADYVKNIPLNRLGATKEVAEAVAFLLSDHSSYITGETLKVNGGLYM; encoded by the coding sequence ATGCGTTTTACAGGGAAAAATGTTCTCATTACGGGAGCTTCTAAAGGCATTGGGGCCGAGATTGCAAGAACGCTCGCTTCTATGGGGTTAAAAGTTTGGATCAACTATCGCAGTAATGCAGAAGTGGCTGACGCTTTGAAAAATGAACTTGAAGAAAAAGGTCATAGGGTAGCTGTTATCAAATTTGATGCGGTTTCTGAAAACGATTTTGTTGAAGCGATACAAACCATTGTCCAAAGCGATGGAGGTTTGTCTTACTTGGTGAATAATGCTGGTGTGGTGTGCGATAAATTAGCGATCAAAATGAAAACAGAAGATTTTCACCATGTCATAGACAACAATCTCACTTCAGCTTTTATAGGTTGTAGGGAAGCTTTAAAGGTGATGAGCAAAAGCCGTTTTGGGAGCGTGGTCAATATCGCTTCTATCATTGGTGAGAGAGGCAATATGGGGCAGACAAACTATTCAGCGAGTAAGGGGGGGATGATTGCGATGAGCAAGTCCTTTGCTTATGAGGGAGCTTTAAGGAATATCCGTTTTAACTCTGTAACGCCCGGTTTTATAGAAACCGACATGAACGCTAATTTGAAAGACGAACTCAAAGCGGATTATGTTAAAAATATTCCTTTAAACAGGCTAGGGGCTACTAAGGAAGTGGCAGAAGCGGTAGCGTTTCTTTTGAGTGATCACTCTAGTTATATCACCGGAGAGACTCTCAAGGTTAATGGCGGACTTTATATGTAG
- a CDS encoding LysE family transporter, with the protein MFMIFAEGFILAISLCAAVGAQSLFIVERGMARNYVFLICVLCFMCDIVLMSMGVFGVGAYFAKNLYLSLSLNLFGALFTGFYAFLAFKTLFQTFKKKQVQTPKKLSLKKTLLFTLGVTLLNPQVYLEMVFLIGASALPFNLVQKFVFLAGTLSAALSWLLLLCTLSLRYGSKLLNNQKIFMGVNLFVTAIMGTLSVTLFRDFLVLLGKI; encoded by the coding sequence ATGTTTATGATTTTTGCAGAAGGCTTTATTTTGGCTATTTCTTTGTGCGCAGCGGTGGGAGCGCAATCCTTGTTTATTGTGGAAAGAGGGATGGCTAGAAATTATGTGTTTTTGATTTGCGTCTTGTGTTTTATGTGCGATATTGTATTGATGAGCATGGGCGTGTTTGGCGTGGGGGCTTATTTCGCTAAAAACCTTTATTTGAGCCTGTCTTTAAATCTATTTGGGGCACTTTTTACTGGGTTTTATGCTTTTTTAGCGTTCAAAACCCTTTTTCAAACCTTTAAAAAAAAGCAAGTCCAAACCCCTAAAAAACTATCCTTAAAAAAGACTTTATTATTCACTTTAGGCGTTACTTTACTCAACCCACAAGTGTATTTGGAAATGGTGTTTCTCATTGGTGCAAGTGCTTTGCCTTTTAATTTAGTGCAAAAATTTGTCTTTCTAGCTGGCACTTTATCAGCGGCTCTCTCTTGGCTTTTATTGTTATGCACTTTGTCATTACGTTATGGCTCTAAACTTTTAAACAACCAAAAAATCTTTATGGGCGTGAATCTCTTCGTAACCGCCATTATGGGGACGCTTAGCGTCACTTTATTTAGGGATTTTTTAGTGCTATTGGGTAAAATTTAA
- a CDS encoding ribbon-helix-helix domain-containing protein encodes MESENKNMRPGRKRVATDELKRNFSVTFYLSKEEHDVLKRLADEEVESVNSFVKRHILKTIIYKKGTNSSDS; translated from the coding sequence ATGGAATCAGAAAATAAAAACATGAGACCAGGTCGTAAGCGTGTCGCCACAGACGAGTTGAAACGCAACTTTTCAGTGACTTTTTATCTCTCTAAAGAAGAACATGATGTTTTAAAGCGTTTGGCTGATGAAGAGGTAGAGAGCGTGAATTCTTTTGTAAAACGCCATATTTTAAAGACGATTATTTACAAAAAAGGCACCAACTCAAGCGATTCTTAA
- the acpP gene encoding acyl carrier protein, with protein MALFEDIQAVITEQLNVDAAQVTLEAEFVKDLGADSLDVVELIMALEEKFGIEIPDEQAEKIVNVGDVVKYIEDNKLA; from the coding sequence ATGGCTTTATTTGAAGATATTCAAGCAGTTATTACTGAGCAGTTGAATGTGGATGCGGCGCAAGTTACACTAGAAGCGGAATTTGTGAAGGATTTGGGTGCGGACTCTTTAGATGTCGTGGAATTAATCATGGCGTTAGAAGAAAAGTTTGGCATTGAAATTCCTGATGAGCAAGCGGAAAAAATCGTCAATGTGGGCGATGTGGTGAAGTATATTGAGGATAATAAACTAGCCTAA
- a CDS encoding MFS transporter, with the protein MNPQQATKKPLKSLLAASSGNLVEWYDFYAYAFLAPYFAKDFTHTNDPTLALISAFLVFMLGFFMRPLGSLFFGKLGDKKGRKTSMVYSIILMALGSFMLALLPTKEVVGEWAFLFLLLARLLQGFSVGGEYGVVATYLSELGKNGKKGFYGSFQYVTLVGGQLLAIFSLFIVENIYTHEQISAFAWRYLFALGGILALLSLFLRNIMEETMGSETTPQKETQRGSLKELLNHKKALMIVFGITMGGSLCFYTFTVYLKIFLTNSSSFSPKESSFIMLLALTYFIFLQPLCGMLADRIKRQKMLMIFAITGLIVTPLVFYGIKHATSVYEALFYEMLALSTMSFYTCIAGVIKAELFPEHVRALGVGLAYAIANALFGGSASYVALEFKQHGFEVGFVGYVMFSLIIYMIMVMLFPKKTYLE; encoded by the coding sequence ATGAATCCTCAACAAGCCACCAAAAAACCTTTAAAATCTCTTCTAGCCGCTAGTTCAGGTAATTTAGTAGAATGGTATGATTTTTATGCTTATGCGTTCCTTGCTCCTTATTTTGCTAAGGACTTTACCCATACTAATGACCCTACTTTAGCGCTAATCTCGGCTTTTTTGGTTTTCATGCTAGGGTTTTTCATGCGCCCTTTGGGGAGTTTGTTTTTTGGTAAATTGGGGGATAAAAAGGGGCGTAAAACCTCTATGGTGTATTCTATTATCCTTATGGCACTAGGCTCTTTTATGTTGGCATTGCTCCCCACTAAAGAAGTCGTAGGGGAATGGGCGTTCTTATTTTTATTATTAGCTAGGCTTTTACAAGGCTTTAGCGTGGGAGGTGAATATGGCGTGGTCGCCACTTACCTCTCTGAATTAGGTAAGAATGGCAAAAAAGGTTTTTATGGCTCTTTTCAATATGTAACTCTAGTTGGAGGGCAACTCTTAGCTATTTTTTCACTTTTTATTGTTGAAAACATTTATACGCATGAGCAAATCAGTGCATTTGCTTGGCGTTATTTATTCGCTTTAGGGGGTATATTAGCCTTACTCTCGCTCTTTTTAAGAAACATCATGGAAGAGACTATGGGTAGTGAAACAACTCCCCAAAAAGAAACCCAAAGGGGCAGTTTAAAGGAATTACTCAACCATAAAAAAGCCTTAATGATAGTCTTTGGGATCACTATGGGAGGGAGTTTGTGTTTTTATACTTTTACGGTGTATTTAAAAATCTTTTTAACCAATAGCTCGTCATTTAGCCCTAAAGAAAGCAGTTTTATCATGCTTTTAGCGCTCACTTATTTTATCTTTTTACAGCCTTTATGCGGAATGCTTGCAGATAGAATCAAACGCCAAAAAATGTTGATGATTTTTGCTATCACAGGGCTTATTGTAACTCCCCTTGTCTTTTATGGTATCAAACACGCCACTAGCGTGTATGAAGCCCTATTTTATGAAATGCTTGCATTGAGTACGATGAGCTTTTATACTTGTATTGCTGGGGTTATTAAGGCGGAATTATTCCCTGAACATGTGCGAGCGCTTGGCGTGGGTCTAGCTTATGCGATTGCGAATGCGCTTTTTGGGGGGAGTGCTAGTTATGTAGCGTTAGAATTCAAACAACATGGTTTTGAAGTAGGGTTTGTGGGCTATGTCATGTTTAGTCTCATTATATACATGATTATGGTAATGCTATTCCCTAAAAAAACCTATTTGGAATAA
- a CDS encoding flagellar hook-basal body protein, with translation MQNGYYAAAGAMATQFNRLDLVSNNLANLNTNGFKRDDTITSDFLRLYQQYQEQLPLKDQTKASAKYLNRNLNRVPILSEIYTDKSLGAFEETHNPLDFALTSPNLYFAIQTNEGIAYTRDGHFSIDKDGFLVTLNGFKVLSRSGLNEQGGIMLMPNTEIEVDQNGGITFSDNEAQIQAGALALVSFSEPKNLKKIGQNLYTYQGEGIHQVSDSNALRQYMLEKSNVNAVREMSALIEINRFLDMYSKVLKTHQDDMNAEAINKLATKA, from the coding sequence ATGCAAAATGGGTATTATGCGGCCGCAGGAGCTATGGCTACACAATTTAACCGCTTGGATTTAGTCTCTAATAATTTAGCTAACCTAAATACCAATGGCTTTAAAAGAGACGATACAATTACAAGCGATTTTTTAAGACTTTACCAACAATACCAAGAGCAACTGCCCCTAAAAGATCAAACCAAAGCGAGTGCGAAATATTTAAACCGCAATCTCAATCGTGTGCCTATTTTGTCAGAAATCTATACCGATAAAAGCCTTGGTGCATTTGAAGAAACGCATAACCCCTTAGATTTTGCTCTAACAAGCCCTAATCTCTATTTTGCGATACAAACTAATGAGGGCATCGCCTACACTAGAGATGGGCATTTTAGTATTGATAAAGACGGCTTTTTGGTTACCCTTAATGGCTTTAAGGTGCTTTCACGCTCTGGCTTGAATGAGCAAGGAGGGATCATGCTCATGCCTAATACTGAAATTGAAGTTGATCAAAATGGTGGAATCACTTTTAGTGATAATGAAGCCCAAATTCAAGCAGGCGCGTTAGCTTTAGTGAGTTTTAGCGAGCCTAAAAACCTTAAAAAAATAGGGCAAAACCTTTATACTTATCAAGGCGAAGGCATCCATCAAGTCTCTGATTCTAATGCATTAAGGCAATACATGCTAGAGAAAAGCAATGTCAATGCGGTGCGTGAGATGAGCGCGTTGATTGAAATCAACCGCTTTTTGGACATGTATTCTAAAGTGCTAAAAACCCATCAAGACGACATGAACGCTGAAGCGATCAACAAACTCGCCACAAAAGCTTAA
- a CDS encoding sialic acid-binding protein → MKKALKILSIGALLFMSLNAKDFSKTSDEDLAKMAGIVAPQDIVDYTKELKMRMGKMPKDKKMAFHKQLHEYAIKNTDSMTVADFEAHQKAIQEALKKGNMEDMDDDFGLRSCKHGKMHKHGSHDKHGKGHDKGHDKDHDDKDHDHHDDDHGENKQ, encoded by the coding sequence ATGAAAAAAGCGTTGAAAATACTTTCTATTGGGGCGTTGTTGTTTATGAGTTTAAACGCAAAAGATTTCAGCAAAACAAGCGATGAAGATTTGGCTAAAATGGCTGGGATTGTCGCTCCGCAGGATATTGTGGATTATACTAAAGAATTGAAAATGCGCATGGGAAAAATGCCTAAAGACAAGAAAATGGCGTTCCACAAACAATTGCATGAGTATGCAATTAAAAACACGGATAGCATGACCGTGGCGGACTTTGAAGCCCATCAAAAAGCCATTCAAGAAGCCCTTAAAAAAGGCAACATGGAAGACATGGATGATGATTTTGGGTTGAGATCATGCAAGCATGGGAAAATGCACAAGCACGGCTCTCATGATAAACATGGCAAAGGGCATGATAAGGGGCATGACAAAGATCATGACGATAAAGATCATGACCACCATGACGATGATCATGGCGAAAATAAGCAATAA
- the dapF gene encoding diaminopimelate epimerase translates to MVFYKYSGSGNDFLITQSFKKRDFSNLARQVCHRHEGFGADGLVVVLPSKDYDYEWDFYNSDGSQASMCGNASRCVGLFAYQHHIAPKNHVFLAGQRKISICIEEPNIIESNLGSGDILEIISTSGGKKSFSNDSVLASIPTFYLIDTGVPHLVGFVKKKESLNSLNILELRALRHASDANVNIAFIENKKTIFLQTYERGVEDFTLACGTGMAATFFAANAFYNTPRNATLIPKSNEHLELSLRDNEIFYKGAVRYIGMSVLL, encoded by the coding sequence ATGGTATTTTACAAATATTCAGGGAGCGGAAATGATTTTTTAATCACGCAAAGCTTCAAAAAAAGGGATTTTTCCAATTTAGCCAGACAGGTGTGCCATAGGCATGAGGGTTTTGGTGCTGATGGGCTTGTGGTCGTCTTACCGAGTAAGGATTATGACTATGAATGGGATTTTTACAATTCAGACGGCTCTCAAGCTAGCATGTGTGGGAATGCGAGCCGTTGCGTGGGGCTGTTTGCTTACCAACACCATATAGCCCCTAAAAACCATGTTTTTTTAGCCGGACAAAGAAAAATTTCTATCTGCATAGAAGAGCCAAATATCATAGAGAGCAATCTCGGTAGCGGCGACATCTTAGAGATAATTTCCACTTCAGGGGGGAAAAAATCTTTTTCAAACGACAGCGTTTTGGCAAGTATCCCTACTTTCTACCTCATAGATACAGGGGTGCCGCATTTAGTGGGATTTGTCAAAAAAAAAGAGTCATTAAATTCTCTCAATATATTGGAATTAAGGGCTTTAAGGCATGCGTCTGACGCTAATGTTAATATCGCCTTTATAGAAAATAAAAAGACGATTTTTTTACAAACTTATGAAAGAGGGGTTGAAGATTTTACCCTAGCTTGCGGGACAGGCATGGCGGCAACTTTTTTTGCTGCAAACGCCTTTTATAACACGCCTAGAAATGCCACCCTTATTCCTAAAAGCAACGAGCATTTAGAGCTTTCTTTAAGGGATAATGAAATTTTTTATAAAGGTGCGGTGCGTTATATTGGCATGAGTGTTTTGTTATAA
- the accA gene encoding acetyl-CoA carboxylase carboxyl transferase subunit alpha — translation MAIYLDFENHIKEIQNEIELALIRGDEDAKEILEKRLDKEVKTIYSNLTDFQKLQLARHPDRPYAMDYIDLILKDKYEVFGDRHYNDDKAIVCFIGKIDNIPVVVIGEEKGRGTKNKLLRNFGMPNPCGYRKALKMAKFAEKFNLPILMLVDTAGAYPGIGAEERGQSEAIAKNLQEFASLKVPTISIIIGEGGSGGALAIAVADKLAMMEYSIFSVISPEGCAAILWDDPSKTEVAIKAMKITPRDLKEAGLIDDIILEPSKGAHRNKISAANTIKEYFLDTLRTIQQDPHFLDNRYKKLMSLGSFVESMPH, via the coding sequence ATGGCCATTTATTTAGATTTTGAAAATCATATTAAAGAGATTCAAAATGAAATTGAATTAGCCCTCATTAGAGGCGATGAGGACGCTAAAGAAATCTTAGAAAAAAGATTGGATAAGGAAGTTAAAACCATTTACTCCAATCTCACTGATTTTCAAAAACTCCAGTTAGCAAGACACCCTGATAGACCCTACGCTATGGATTACATTGATTTGATCTTAAAAGATAAGTATGAAGTCTTTGGGGATAGACATTACAATGATGATAAAGCGATCGTGTGTTTTATAGGGAAAATTGATAATATCCCAGTTGTGGTGATCGGAGAAGAAAAAGGCAGAGGGACTAAAAACAAACTTTTAAGAAATTTTGGCATGCCCAATCCTTGCGGCTATCGTAAAGCTTTGAAAATGGCAAAGTTTGCTGAAAAGTTTAATTTGCCTATCTTAATGCTTGTAGATACGGCTGGAGCGTATCCAGGAATTGGTGCAGAAGAAAGAGGCCAAAGCGAAGCGATCGCTAAAAATCTCCAAGAGTTTGCTTCCTTAAAAGTCCCTACTATTTCTATTATTATCGGTGAAGGGGGTAGTGGTGGCGCGTTAGCGATTGCGGTTGCAGACAAGTTGGCGATGATGGAATATTCCATTTTTAGCGTTATATCCCCAGAAGGTTGTGCGGCGATCCTTTGGGATGATCCTAGCAAGACTGAAGTGGCTATTAAAGCGATGAAAATCACGCCTAGAGACTTAAAAGAAGCAGGGCTTATTGATGATATTATCCTAGAGCCTAGCAAGGGGGCTCATAGAAACAAAATCTCAGCGGCTAATACAATCAAAGAGTATTTTTTAGACACTCTAAGGACTATCCAACAAGACCCTCATTTCCTTGACAACCGCTATAAAAAATTGATGTCGCTTGGTTCGTTTGTGGAAAGCATGCCACACTAA
- a CDS encoding AI-2E family transporter encodes MKAQYFFWILFLIGFYWMLYLYQDFLMDVLIAGLLCVGLFQVKVFLDKHFFNVFSSLLCVLVLASVLIVPLYFIIYKSSNIIFEINFEKLSALIKWLKEMITENLSHFPAIHDGVSKFLENFNATSITGYLLKISSYVGKYGLKLITDALLILGLLFFFFYYGERFYHYFLGVLPLQIHQSKKIFEEVAGILRIVLLTSLITVILEGVAFGVMIVWFGHDGWFLGILYGLASLVPAVGGALIWIPIAIYELYHGHVNGAIFIVLYSILLIGGLIDSVLKPFLIVVVKKRIFKTTLKINEMLIFFSMIAGISQFGFWGIIVGPTITAFFIALLRLYENYFIQKEQKTCE; translated from the coding sequence ATGAAAGCTCAGTATTTCTTTTGGATTCTTTTTTTGATTGGTTTTTATTGGATGCTCTATTTGTATCAAGATTTTTTAATGGATGTGCTGATTGCTGGGCTTTTGTGCGTGGGGCTTTTCCAAGTAAAAGTCTTTTTGGATAAGCACTTTTTTAATGTGTTCAGTTCGCTTTTATGCGTTCTAGTTTTAGCGAGCGTTTTGATCGTGCCGTTGTATTTTATTATTTATAAAAGTTCTAATATCATTTTTGAAATCAATTTTGAAAAACTTTCAGCCTTAATCAAATGGCTCAAAGAGATGATCACCGAAAATTTATCGCATTTTCCTGCCATCCATGATGGGGTTAGCAAGTTTTTAGAAAATTTTAACGCCACTTCAATCACAGGTTATTTGTTGAAAATAAGCAGCTATGTGGGAAAATACGGCTTGAAACTCATTACAGACGCTTTGTTGATTTTAGGGCTATTGTTTTTCTTTTTTTATTATGGGGAGAGGTTTTATCATTATTTTTTAGGGGTCTTGCCTCTTCAAATCCATCAAAGTAAAAAGATTTTTGAAGAAGTGGCTGGGATTTTACGCATCGTGCTTTTAACTTCTTTAATTACGGTTATTTTAGAGGGTGTAGCGTTTGGGGTGATGATTGTATGGTTTGGGCATGACGGTTGGTTTTTAGGGATTTTGTATGGGTTAGCGTCTTTAGTGCCGGCTGTTGGAGGGGCTTTGATTTGGATCCCTATCGCTATTTATGAGCTTTACCATGGGCATGTGAATGGGGCTATTTTTATTGTTTTGTATTCTATTTTATTGATTGGTGGGCTGATTGATAGCGTGCTTAAGCCATTTTTAATTGTCGTTGTCAAAAAAAGAATCTTTAAAACCACCCTTAAAATCAATGAAATGCTGATTTTCTTTTCTATGATTGCTGGGATTTCACAATTCGGTTTTTGGGGGATTATTGTAGGGCCTACCATTACGGCGTTTTTTATTGCACTATTGCGTTTGTATGAGAATTATTTTATTCAAAAGGAGCAAAAAACATGCGAGTGA
- a CDS encoding beta-ketoacyl-ACP synthase II gives MRRIVVTGMGMINSLGLNKEDSFLAIAKGECGIKNIESFDASAFPVRIAGEITDFDPTEVMNPKDVKKAGRFIQLALKAAREAMKDSGILDAQNRCPEELANRMGVSSGSGIGGLGNIEANSIFCFEKGPRKVNPFFITSALVNMIGGFTSIEFGVKGPNLSVVTACAAGTHAIIEAVKTILLGGADKMLVVGAESTICPVGIGGFASIKALSTRNDEPKKASRPFDKDRNGFVMGEGAGALVLEEYESAKKRGAKIYAEFAGYGESGDANHITAPAPEGEGAFRAMKMALEMAKVEIGYVNAHGTSTHYNDWYESIALKNVFGSKEKVPPVSSTKGQIGHCLGAAGALEAVISIMAMNQGILPPTINQETPDPECDLDYIPNTAREKQVNAVMSNSFGFGGTNGVVIFKKV, from the coding sequence GTGCGTCGGATTGTAGTAACTGGAATGGGGATGATCAATTCGCTAGGTTTAAATAAAGAAGATTCTTTTTTGGCGATCGCTAAGGGGGAATGCGGTATCAAAAACATAGAAAGTTTTGATGCGAGTGCGTTTCCTGTGCGTATTGCTGGAGAAATCACTGACTTTGACCCTACAGAGGTGATGAATCCCAAAGATGTTAAAAAGGCAGGTCGTTTCATTCAATTAGCCTTGAAAGCTGCAAGAGAGGCGATGAAAGATAGTGGGATTTTAGACGCTCAAAATAGATGCCCTGAAGAATTGGCTAATCGCATGGGCGTAAGCTCTGGCTCTGGAATTGGCGGATTGGGGAATATTGAAGCGAATTCCATTTTTTGTTTTGAAAAAGGTCCTAGAAAAGTCAATCCCTTTTTTATCACTTCTGCGTTAGTGAATATGATCGGAGGTTTCACTTCTATTGAGTTTGGCGTTAAAGGGCCTAATCTCTCTGTCGTAACGGCTTGTGCAGCTGGCACTCATGCGATTATTGAAGCGGTTAAAACCATTTTACTTGGTGGGGCTGATAAAATGCTAGTCGTGGGAGCAGAATCCACCATTTGTCCTGTAGGCATTGGTGGGTTTGCAAGCATTAAAGCCCTTTCTACAAGAAATGATGAGCCTAAAAAAGCTTCAAGACCTTTTGATAAAGATCGCAATGGTTTTGTGATGGGGGAAGGTGCTGGGGCTTTAGTGCTTGAAGAATATGAAAGCGCAAAAAAAAGGGGGGCGAAAATTTATGCAGAATTTGCCGGATATGGTGAGAGTGGCGATGCTAACCATATCACAGCCCCAGCCCCTGAGGGCGAAGGGGCTTTTAGAGCCATGAAAATGGCTTTAGAAATGGCGAAAGTGGAGATAGGCTATGTGAATGCCCATGGGACTAGCACGCATTATAACGATTGGTATGAAAGCATCGCTCTCAAAAATGTGTTTGGCTCTAAAGAAAAAGTTCCTCCTGTTAGCTCCACTAAAGGGCAGATTGGGCATTGTTTAGGGGCTGCGGGTGCTTTAGAAGCCGTTATTTCCATTATGGCGATGAATCAAGGGATCTTACCTCCCACCATCAATCAAGAAACGCCTGACCCAGAATGCGATCTAGATTATATCCCTAATACGGCTAGAGAAAAGCAAGTGAATGCGGTGATGAGCAACTCATTTGGTTTTGGTGGCACTAATGGTGTTGTGATTTTCAAAAAAGTCTAG
- a CDS encoding YkgB family protein yields the protein MQSLKSLLETITKLQNLGGYLMHIAIFIIFIWIGGLKFVPYEAEGIAPFVANSPFFSFMYQFEKPAYKQHKMSESQSMQEDLQDNPKIIENKEWHKENHTYLVAEALGITIMILGILVLLGLWMPLMGVIGGLLVAGMTITTLSFLFTTPEVFVNQHFPWLSGAGRLVVKDLALFAGGLFVAGFDARRYLEGKGFCLMNRSSVGIKTKCSSGCCS from the coding sequence ATGCAATCGTTAAAATCATTACTTGAAACGATTACAAAACTCCAGAATCTAGGTGGCTATTTGATGCATATAGCTATTTTCATTATTTTTATTTGGATCGGAGGGCTTAAGTTTGTGCCCTATGAAGCCGAAGGGATCGCCCCTTTTGTAGCCAACTCCCCCTTCTTTTCTTTCATGTATCAATTTGAAAAGCCCGCATACAAGCAACACAAAATGTCCGAATCCCAGTCCATGCAAGAAGATTTGCAAGATAACCCTAAAATCATTGAAAACAAAGAATGGCATAAGGAAAACCACACTTATTTAGTGGCTGAAGCTTTAGGGATTACGATTATGATCTTAGGTATTTTGGTGCTTTTAGGGCTTTGGATGCCTTTAATGGGCGTGATTGGAGGCTTGCTTGTAGCTGGAATGACTATCACTACCCTATCTTTTTTATTCACAACGCCAGAAGTCTTTGTCAATCAGCATTTCCCATGGTTATCTGGGGCAGGAAGGTTAGTGGTTAAAGATTTGGCGTTATTTGCTGGAGGCTTGTTTGTGGCTGGATTTGATGCGAGACGCTACTTAGAGGGGAAAGGGTTTTGCTTGATGAATCGCTCATCAGTAGGCATTAAAACTAAATGCTCTAGTGGGTGTTGCTCTTAA